One genomic segment of Sanyastnella coralliicola includes these proteins:
- a CDS encoding YfcC family protein, with protein MKRTLDALVIVAIIMVMAIGLTWIIPAGEFDRAVEMVNGKEKTLVQAGTYHDVDPAPQSFFRSFTAPLEGFEAAADIIAFVILVGGAFSILMATGAIDSALQGVLKRAKEKPGNSVMLIPVLMAVFALAGYSFGMSEETLVFVLITLPLARNLGFDAFVGVAIPFIGAGVGFAGAAFNPFTVGIAHGIADVQLFSGAGYRTLVCAAFVIAASIYVMRYARKLIANPEMRFLPELDLDEKVPETGEFNGRRKLILFLFFLSLVAVIVGAIWQGWYIAEISGLFVVLGLLSAIVGKLGMQGTVNAFYKGAKEMLPAALVIALSKSILLIAQDGKIIDTILHAMSGAVDGLPKVVAVQLMFLVQGFINFFIPSGSGQAAITIPIMAPLGDLIGISRQTSVLAYQFGDGLFNLIIPTSGVTMGILSIAKIPFGQWLKWIWKLMVVLILLAMAFLALPIVAFEW; from the coding sequence ATGAAGCGAACTCTCGATGCTCTTGTTATTGTGGCCATCATCATGGTCATGGCGATTGGATTGACTTGGATCATTCCCGCAGGTGAATTTGACCGTGCCGTTGAAATGGTCAACGGAAAAGAAAAGACCCTGGTTCAGGCTGGAACATATCATGATGTTGATCCGGCTCCGCAATCATTCTTTCGCTCTTTCACGGCGCCTCTCGAAGGGTTTGAGGCTGCTGCAGATATCATTGCCTTTGTTATTCTGGTCGGTGGTGCCTTCTCGATTTTGATGGCAACAGGAGCCATTGACTCAGCACTGCAAGGCGTTTTAAAGCGTGCCAAAGAAAAGCCTGGAAATTCTGTGATGTTGATTCCAGTGTTGATGGCGGTATTTGCGCTTGCTGGATATTCTTTCGGAATGAGCGAAGAGACCTTGGTTTTCGTTCTAATCACTCTCCCGCTAGCGCGGAATTTGGGATTCGACGCCTTCGTAGGAGTAGCAATACCTTTCATCGGCGCAGGTGTTGGTTTTGCTGGAGCAGCCTTCAATCCTTTCACTGTTGGAATCGCCCACGGAATCGCAGATGTTCAACTCTTCAGCGGTGCTGGATATCGAACCTTGGTTTGCGCGGCCTTCGTCATTGCCGCTTCTATTTATGTGATGCGCTATGCGCGGAAACTCATTGCGAATCCAGAGATGCGTTTCTTACCAGAACTCGACTTAGATGAAAAGGTGCCGGAAACGGGTGAGTTTAACGGACGAAGAAAACTGATCCTGTTTCTCTTCTTCCTTTCGTTAGTTGCGGTCATCGTCGGAGCTATTTGGCAAGGGTGGTACATCGCAGAAATCTCAGGACTATTTGTGGTGCTTGGACTTCTCTCGGCTATTGTAGGAAAGCTCGGTATGCAAGGCACAGTGAATGCATTCTACAAAGGGGCGAAAGAGATGTTGCCGGCAGCTCTTGTGATTGCTCTTTCGAAGAGTATTCTACTCATAGCGCAAGACGGTAAAATCATTGACACGATCCTTCATGCGATGTCAGGTGCGGTAGATGGACTTCCAAAGGTGGTGGCTGTTCAATTGATGTTCTTGGTACAGGGATTCATCAACTTCTTTATCCCAAGTGGTTCAGGTCAAGCAGCGATTACTATTCCGATTATGGCACCGCTAGGTGACTTGATTGGAATCAGTCGTCAAACATCAGTCCTCGCTTATCAATTCGGTGATGGGCTCTTTAACTTGATTATTCCGACCAGTGGTGTAACCATGGGGATCCTTAGTATCGCGAAGATTCCTTTCGGTCAGTGGCTGAAATGGATTTGGAAATTGATGGTAGTATTGATCTTACTTGCAATGGCCTTCTTGGCGCTGCCTATCGTTGCATTCGAGTGGTGA
- a CDS encoding nucleoside deaminase, which yields MLTPPNDEQFMRMAIREAEKALDQDEIPVGAIIVAKGQVIARGHNLTERLHDFTAHAEMQAFTAASEFLGGKFLDQCTLYVTLEPCPMCAGAAFWTRIGRVVFGAYDEKRGYQRFQSKMPDEHVLHPRTAVKGGVLEEECAELLKEFFQKKRQQRLN from the coding sequence ATGCTAACTCCCCCAAACGACGAACAATTCATGCGTATGGCCATCCGCGAAGCGGAGAAGGCTTTGGACCAGGATGAAATCCCGGTGGGTGCGATCATTGTAGCGAAAGGTCAAGTAATTGCACGTGGTCATAATTTGACTGAACGATTGCATGACTTCACTGCTCATGCTGAAATGCAGGCTTTCACAGCAGCTTCAGAATTCCTTGGAGGAAAGTTTCTCGATCAGTGCACCTTGTATGTGACACTTGAGCCTTGTCCGATGTGCGCCGGGGCTGCTTTTTGGACGCGAATTGGACGTGTTGTTTTCGGTGCTTACGACGAAAAACGAGGCTACCAGCGTTTCCAGAGCAAAATGCCTGATGAACATGTGCTTCATCCTCGCACCGCAGTGAAAGGTGGGGTGTTAGAAGAAGAGTGTGCTGAGCTTCTCAAAGAGTTCTTTCAGAAGAAGCGACAGCAGCGGTTGAATTGA
- a CDS encoding glycosyltransferase: MYRKRVMYAVLDWGLGHATRSVPLIERLIEHDVQVFLAGNGSSLEWLAKRFPDLEFLEKPGKAIRYSKFFNTLKIAQQAPSFLASALAEKEWTQEMVRDLALRGIISDNCYGIVSEKCPSVLISHQLNLPVPSIMRSPAQRIIKRLTANFNEVWIPDLDSSSALAGKLSHPDSTGKGRYIGLLSQFKSVEEPAPTELLGMVSGPEPHRTLMQEAMVRLFEADTREAVIVTGKPGGGTEVKDNVTIIHDPEPQQLAELLSGAQTIICRSGYSSLMDLATLGKRAVIIPTPGQPEQEFLADHWAEQFGFTVMEQKQLEKAEQVPTVTGTPPVATANTVATAILDHFIERL, from the coding sequence ATGTATCGGAAACGAGTGATGTATGCGGTGCTTGATTGGGGATTAGGACATGCCACACGCAGTGTTCCGTTGATCGAACGGCTGATTGAGCATGATGTTCAGGTATTCCTCGCCGGTAACGGTAGCAGCCTCGAATGGCTTGCTAAACGTTTTCCTGACCTTGAATTTCTGGAGAAGCCAGGCAAAGCCATCCGCTACTCGAAATTTTTCAATACGCTGAAGATTGCGCAGCAGGCCCCTTCCTTTTTGGCGAGTGCACTTGCGGAAAAAGAATGGACTCAAGAAATGGTTCGAGACCTTGCACTGCGCGGAATCATCTCAGATAATTGCTACGGAATCGTTTCTGAAAAATGTCCTTCGGTACTGATCTCACATCAGCTGAATCTTCCGGTTCCATCCATCATGCGTTCACCAGCGCAACGCATCATCAAACGCCTCACCGCTAATTTCAACGAGGTATGGATTCCAGACTTGGATTCCTCTTCCGCGCTAGCGGGAAAATTATCTCACCCAGACTCCACGGGAAAAGGCAGATACATTGGACTACTTTCGCAATTCAAGTCAGTTGAAGAACCCGCACCAACAGAGCTTTTAGGAATGGTTTCAGGCCCTGAACCACACCGGACGTTAATGCAAGAGGCCATGGTGAGATTGTTTGAAGCTGACACTCGCGAAGCAGTTATCGTCACAGGCAAACCCGGTGGAGGCACCGAGGTGAAAGACAACGTCACCATCATCCACGACCCCGAACCACAGCAGCTCGCAGAACTGCTCTCCGGCGCCCAAACCATCATCTGCAGAAGCGGCTACTCCAGCCTCATGGACCTCGCCACCTTGGGAAAAAGGGCGGTCATCATTCCAACTCCAGGACAACCAGAACAAGAATTTCTTGCAGATCACTGGGCAGAGCAATTCGGCTTCACGGTCATGGAACAAAAACAACTTGAGAAAGCCGAGCAAGTACCTACTGTTACAGGAACTCCACCTGTAGCGACGGCGAATACGGTGGCGACGGCAATCTTAGACCACTTTATCGAGAGGCTTTAG
- the trmB gene encoding tRNA (guanosine(46)-N7)-methyltransferase TrmB: MGKGKLKKWKENEKFDHVFEPPLQDAIDGKPFMKGEWRDKVFQNDRPIHLELGCGKGEYTVGQARKYPEQNFIGVDIKGHRFWRGAKISDQEGMNNVAFLRTRLEFINCFFDENEIDGVWLTFSDPQPKDEKGTKRITGPLFVERYKKFLKPGSFINVKTDSVLLYEWTLEQYQEKGYDILLNSADVYGSFINEIDEELAELLKIRTYYESMWLEQGKKIHFIRIKV, translated from the coding sequence ATGGGTAAAGGAAAGCTTAAGAAATGGAAAGAGAACGAGAAGTTCGATCATGTATTCGAACCTCCGTTGCAAGATGCTATCGACGGCAAACCCTTCATGAAAGGGGAGTGGCGCGATAAGGTATTTCAAAATGACCGTCCAATTCACCTCGAACTCGGATGCGGGAAAGGTGAATATACCGTTGGTCAGGCCCGCAAATACCCAGAGCAGAATTTCATCGGTGTAGATATCAAAGGACACCGTTTCTGGCGTGGAGCAAAGATTTCAGACCAGGAAGGCATGAATAATGTGGCTTTCTTGCGTACGAGACTCGAATTCATCAACTGCTTCTTTGACGAGAATGAAATTGATGGCGTTTGGCTCACCTTCTCTGATCCACAACCTAAAGACGAGAAAGGAACGAAGCGTATCACTGGACCATTGTTTGTTGAACGTTACAAGAAGTTCCTGAAGCCAGGTAGTTTCATCAACGTCAAGACCGATAGCGTTTTGCTCTATGAATGGACATTAGAGCAGTACCAAGAGAAGGGATACGACATCCTGTTGAACTCTGCTGATGTTTACGGTTCATTCATCAATGAAATCGACGAAGAGCTTGCGGAGCTTCTAAAGATTCGCACCTACTACGAAAGCATGTGGTTGGAGCAAGGGAAGAAGATTCACTTCATCCGAATCAAAGTATAA
- a CDS encoding MGMT family protein: protein MAKQNDFFDSVYQVVRLIPKGRVTSYGAIAKYLGAARSSRMVGYAMNASFNEMPPVPAHRVVNRNGQLSGRMHFEHPFKMQELLEAEGIQVEDDTVVGFKELFWDPFTLED from the coding sequence ATGGCTAAACAAAACGACTTCTTCGATTCGGTGTATCAAGTCGTTCGTCTAATCCCCAAAGGAAGAGTAACATCTTACGGGGCAATCGCAAAGTACCTCGGTGCTGCCCGATCTTCGCGCATGGTCGGTTATGCCATGAACGCGAGCTTCAATGAAATGCCACCTGTTCCAGCTCATCGCGTAGTCAATCGAAACGGTCAACTCTCAGGAAGAATGCACTTCGAACACCCGTTCAAGATGCAAGAACTCCTCGAAGCAGAGGGGATTCAAGTGGAGGATGATACGGTAGTTGGGTTTAAGGAGTTGTTTTGGGATCCGTTTACTCTTGAGGATTAA
- a CDS encoding Mrp/NBP35 family ATP-binding protein, translated as MPKKEVNREHVLEALQNVIEPDLKKDIVTLNLVEDLKIEGNKVTFNVKVSNPAMHSRKRMEEACEFAIQRVLGDDVETDIRAVALPKQEQTAETRRTLPGVKHIIAVASGKGGVGKSTVAANLAAGLAANGFQVGLVDADIYGPSAPLMFDLVHDKPRAVEVGGKQYIEPLRNYGVKVLSIGFFADVSQAIVWRGAMATKALTQLFNDAYWGDLDYMIVDLPPGTGDIHLSVVQAVPLTGAVIVSTPQEVALADARKGVSMFQLDSINVPVLGIIENMSFFTPPELPEKKYYLFGENGAKQLSEQLNVPFLGELPIVQSIREAGDVGRPAVLQEGTIASEAFQGIISNFVKSVDDRVSNLPPSQTVDVKMQYPNQG; from the coding sequence ATGCCCAAGAAAGAAGTCAATCGCGAGCATGTTTTGGAGGCACTTCAAAATGTGATCGAACCTGATCTGAAGAAAGACATTGTCACCTTGAATTTGGTGGAAGACCTGAAGATCGAAGGGAATAAGGTGACCTTCAATGTGAAGGTGAGCAACCCAGCTATGCACAGCCGCAAGCGCATGGAAGAAGCATGTGAATTTGCCATTCAGCGTGTGTTGGGCGACGATGTGGAGACAGATATTCGTGCTGTAGCACTTCCAAAACAGGAGCAGACAGCGGAAACACGTCGTACCCTACCAGGAGTGAAGCATATCATTGCCGTGGCTTCTGGTAAAGGTGGCGTTGGTAAGTCAACTGTTGCAGCGAACCTTGCAGCCGGCCTTGCAGCCAACGGATTCCAAGTGGGGTTGGTAGACGCAGATATTTACGGACCAAGCGCTCCGTTGATGTTTGACCTTGTGCATGACAAACCGAGAGCGGTTGAAGTAGGAGGGAAGCAGTATATCGAGCCACTTCGTAATTACGGTGTAAAGGTACTTTCCATTGGTTTCTTTGCTGATGTGTCACAAGCGATTGTGTGGCGAGGGGCGATGGCTACGAAGGCCTTGACGCAATTATTCAATGACGCGTATTGGGGTGATTTGGATTACATGATTGTTGATTTACCTCCAGGAACTGGTGATATCCACCTCTCTGTAGTGCAAGCTGTGCCTTTGACTGGGGCAGTCATTGTCAGCACGCCACAAGAAGTGGCCTTGGCTGATGCGCGCAAAGGGGTAAGTATGTTCCAACTTGATAGTATCAATGTTCCTGTGCTAGGGATCATCGAAAACATGTCGTTCTTCACTCCTCCGGAATTACCTGAAAAGAAGTACTACCTCTTTGGAGAGAATGGAGCGAAGCAGCTTTCAGAGCAATTGAATGTTCCTTTCTTGGGAGAACTGCCAATTGTACAAAGCATTCGTGAAGCAGGTGATGTTGGGCGTCCAGCAGTGCTGCAAGAGGGCACCATTGCCAGCGAAGCTTTCCAGGGAATTATCAGTAACTTTGTTAAGTCAGTTGATGACCGCGTAAGCAACCTTCCGCCAAGTCAAACTGTTGATGTCAAAATGCAATATCCTAACCAGGGATGA
- a CDS encoding NifU family protein translates to MKDLKEKIEHSLEELRPFLRGDGGDISLVEVTDDLRVLVELHGACSNCSMSMMTMKAGVEEAIRSVAPEVKSVEAINLPDPETATPFGK, encoded by the coding sequence ATGAAAGACCTAAAAGAAAAGATCGAACACTCGCTTGAAGAACTTCGTCCATTCCTTCGTGGAGATGGAGGAGATATCTCACTCGTTGAAGTCACAGACGACCTTCGCGTACTAGTAGAGCTTCATGGTGCCTGTTCGAACTGTTCAATGAGCATGATGACGATGAAGGCAGGAGTTGAGGAGGCAATCCGATCAGTTGCTCCAGAAGTGAAGTCGGTAGAAGCGATCAACCTGCCAGATCCTGAGACGGCTACACCGTTTGGGAAGTAA
- a CDS encoding DUF4328 domain-containing protein — protein sequence MSLEIIDDGFQEKRLRENAQRAKSVITVLYVYGALQLVALLPGVAEYIALSESENISEFSQRYAENSNAELWNAIDLLTSPLSMIASILLIVFWIMWMRRAYYNIEQVAQSTLPYTNAACAWSWFVPILNLFLPYLLMRRIWKETQDNLNINERLKESDAVITLWWVVYIGGSILVSSIVAYSIYITYVGIDMESPIWIYEDVYYNRLKTLSILGIISSVIQGLFGCIAAGMVVNKVSGLEKMLWEQDRERLTSQTV from the coding sequence GTGAGTTTAGAAATCATTGACGATGGGTTCCAAGAAAAAAGACTTCGGGAAAACGCCCAGCGTGCGAAATCGGTAATTACTGTTCTGTATGTCTACGGGGCGCTGCAGCTTGTTGCGCTGTTACCGGGAGTGGCAGAGTACATTGCTCTTTCTGAATCTGAGAACATAAGTGAATTCTCTCAGCGCTATGCTGAAAACAGTAATGCCGAGTTGTGGAATGCGATTGATCTTCTGACAAGTCCTTTGTCTATGATTGCATCGATTCTACTCATCGTATTCTGGATTATGTGGATGAGGCGAGCTTATTACAACATTGAGCAAGTCGCACAGTCTACACTTCCATACACGAATGCTGCTTGCGCATGGTCTTGGTTTGTTCCTATCCTCAATCTTTTTCTTCCCTATCTCTTGATGAGAAGAATCTGGAAGGAAACTCAAGACAACCTGAATATCAATGAACGCCTCAAAGAATCCGACGCTGTGATCACCTTATGGTGGGTAGTGTACATAGGCGGGTCAATCCTGGTCTCTTCTATTGTAGCCTACAGCATATACATCACCTACGTCGGCATTGACATGGAGTCGCCCATCTGGATTTACGAAGACGTCTATTACAACCGTCTTAAAACCCTCTCCATACTCGGGATAATATCCTCAGTAATTCAAGGTCTATTCGGATGTATCGCCGCCGGAATGGTGGTCAATAAAGTCTCAGGACTAGAAAAGATGCTTTGGGAACAGGATCGTGAGCGACTTACTTCCCAAACGGTGTAG
- a CDS encoding carboxylesterase family protein — protein MRKLFLFALFLAPALTYGQCDGDRYFNFVFEEFTEVEDIVYGENINSTGVSQELLLDVYTPNGDTEALRPLVIVVHGGSFIAGSKDEVDVVPISEDLTKMGYVVASINYRLGISLLQDIEISATSAVVRGFHDGKAAVRYFRKDVAENGNQYGIDPDRIYMLGVSAGGFVALHNAYLDDVSEIPAVVDQTLPGLGGGVEGESGNEGYSSEIHGIVNIAGALADTAYIDQNDVPVLSLHGTGDTVVPFGSDVLQLFGAIDVVEVDGSSSVHEAAEEKGLLHCFEIYEGQGHVPHVENEAYYDTTRSFTASFLGHLACPQFELNCEYRELTGGVNVQEITNQYSFRVFPNPVNDIVNIEVPGLEGKNLQIYNNLGQLVDEQRIDRAILTKELSGLPAGTYTFVVVADDQAIHRKVIIQ, from the coding sequence ATGAGAAAACTATTCCTCTTTGCGCTATTCCTTGCGCCAGCCTTGACTTACGGACAATGTGACGGCGATCGTTACTTCAACTTTGTATTTGAAGAATTTACAGAAGTAGAAGACATTGTTTACGGTGAAAACATCAATAGTACCGGCGTTAGCCAAGAACTCCTATTGGATGTCTACACTCCAAACGGTGATACAGAAGCGCTTCGCCCCCTCGTTATCGTGGTGCACGGTGGGTCTTTCATTGCTGGTAGCAAAGACGAAGTGGATGTCGTTCCAATTAGTGAAGACCTCACAAAAATGGGCTACGTAGTTGCTTCGATCAACTACCGTTTGGGAATCAGCTTGCTTCAAGATATTGAAATCAGTGCAACGAGTGCTGTAGTTCGTGGTTTCCACGATGGCAAAGCAGCGGTTCGTTACTTCCGCAAAGACGTAGCAGAAAATGGAAATCAATATGGTATTGACCCAGACCGCATCTACATGTTAGGTGTGAGTGCCGGTGGATTCGTGGCGCTTCACAACGCTTACCTAGACGACGTTTCTGAAATCCCAGCAGTTGTGGATCAGACCTTGCCTGGTCTCGGTGGAGGCGTTGAAGGAGAAAGTGGAAACGAAGGATACTCTTCTGAGATCCATGGTATCGTGAATATCGCAGGAGCATTGGCTGACACTGCATACATCGACCAGAATGATGTTCCAGTATTGAGTCTTCACGGAACGGGTGATACAGTTGTGCCATTCGGAAGCGACGTACTTCAGCTATTCGGAGCCATCGACGTAGTAGAAGTTGATGGTAGTTCATCTGTGCATGAAGCGGCAGAAGAAAAAGGACTCCTCCACTGCTTTGAAATCTATGAAGGTCAAGGACACGTTCCGCACGTAGAAAATGAGGCGTACTATGACACTACACGCTCATTCACAGCGAGCTTCTTAGGACACTTAGCTTGTCCACAATTTGAATTGAACTGTGAATACCGTGAGTTAACTGGAGGCGTGAATGTGCAAGAGATCACTAACCAATACTCATTCCGAGTATTTCCGAATCCGGTAAATGACATCGTCAACATCGAAGTACCAGGCTTGGAAGGGAAGAACCTCCAGATCTATAACAACCTCGGTCAGTTGGTTGATGAGCAGCGCATTGATCGCGCGATTCTCACGAAAGAACTGAGTGGCCTCCCTGCTGGAACCTACACTTTTGTGGTTGTTGCAGATGATCAAGCTATCCATCGCAAGGTGATTATTCAGTGA
- a CDS encoding NAD(P)/FAD-dependent oxidoreductase, with product MIETDILIIGAGPVGLFTVFEAGLLKLRCHLIDALPQPGGQCAEIYPKKPIYDIPAFPEVLAGDLVDNLMRQIEPFKPGFTLGERADQIEETEDGHFIVTTNRGTVHKAPVIAIAAGLGSFEPRKPPVPNLADFEDKGVEYIIKDPNFYKGKKVVISGGGDSALDWTIFLAEGVASEVTMIHRRNSFRGHPDSVQKVLDMAGAGKINLMTEAEVVGIDGDAHVEGVVVKTKEGEKKIGTDHWVPLFGLSPKLGPIADWKLNISKNAIEVNTFDYSTNVPGIYAIGDINTYPGKLKLILCGFHEATLMVQSAFKRIYPDKNYVLKYTTVNGVNGF from the coding sequence ATGATCGAAACAGATATCCTGATCATTGGTGCAGGTCCAGTAGGACTGTTCACGGTGTTCGAAGCGGGATTGCTGAAATTGCGTTGTCATTTGATTGACGCACTACCACAACCAGGTGGACAATGTGCTGAGATCTATCCGAAGAAACCTATCTACGATATTCCTGCGTTCCCGGAAGTATTGGCCGGCGACCTTGTAGATAACCTCATGAGACAAATTGAACCGTTCAAGCCAGGGTTTACCCTCGGAGAGCGGGCAGATCAAATTGAAGAAACAGAGGATGGCCACTTCATCGTGACAACGAATCGTGGAACAGTTCACAAGGCTCCAGTAATTGCTATTGCAGCAGGACTTGGAAGCTTTGAGCCACGTAAACCACCTGTTCCAAACCTTGCTGATTTCGAGGATAAAGGAGTAGAGTACATCATCAAGGATCCTAACTTCTACAAAGGAAAGAAGGTGGTGATCTCTGGAGGTGGAGATTCAGCTCTTGACTGGACGATCTTCTTAGCTGAAGGTGTTGCATCTGAAGTAACGATGATTCACCGACGCAACTCATTCCGTGGTCACCCTGATAGCGTGCAGAAAGTTCTTGATATGGCTGGTGCTGGCAAGATCAATCTGATGACTGAAGCAGAGGTAGTTGGTATCGATGGAGATGCTCACGTGGAAGGTGTTGTTGTGAAGACGAAAGAAGGTGAGAAGAAGATTGGTACTGATCACTGGGTTCCTTTGTTCGGGCTATCGCCGAAACTAGGTCCGATTGCCGACTGGAAGTTGAACATCTCTAAAAATGCCATCGAGGTGAATACCTTCGATTACAGCACGAACGTTCCTGGAATCTACGCGATTGGAGACATCAATACTTACCCAGGTAAGTTGAAGTTGATCCTGTGTGGTTTCCACGAGGCGACGTTGATGGTGCAGTCTGCATTCAAGCGTATCTACCCAGATAAGAACTACGTACTGAAGTACACTACCGTAAACGGTGTTAACGGATTCTAG
- a CDS encoding 2Fe-2S iron-sulfur cluster-binding protein produces the protein MSIIKVTVVDRDGTSHELEAPTDMGMNMMELCKSYELPVEGTCGGMAMCASCHMYIQSDHELPEMSEDEEAMLDSAFFVEDNSRLGCQIHLADDMDGLTVKLAEVGD, from the coding sequence ATGAGTATCATCAAAGTAACGGTCGTCGATCGTGACGGCACATCTCATGAGCTAGAAGCCCCAACAGATATGGGAATGAACATGATGGAGTTGTGCAAAAGCTACGAACTCCCGGTAGAAGGAACATGCGGCGGAATGGCCATGTGTGCTTCTTGCCACATGTACATCCAGTCTGATCACGAACTTCCTGAAATGTCTGAAGATGAAGAAGCCATGCTAGATTCAGCATTCTTCGTTGAAGACAATAGCCGCTTAGGATGTCAAATCCATCTTGCAGATGATATGGATGGGTTGACGGTGAAGTTGGCGGAGGTAGGAGACTAG
- a CDS encoding tyrosine-protein phosphatase yields MSIFTKLFRKNKVLEPIDLSPLKVDMHSHLIPGIDDGSPDMRTTLDLLRRFEKAGYKKVITTPHIMSDYYRNTSAIIRSGLERVKEHAAKAEINLELDAAAEYYLDEHFDKLIEAEDVLTFGNKNVLFELPFMAEPDMLKSTLFKLQMAGYRPILAHPERYPYWHKEPQKIRDLADRDILLQVNIGSFTGTYSPGVQKAAEWMVKENLVDFISTDCHHHGHLDLLDQARRLPSIHDVMASGKLKNSTLL; encoded by the coding sequence ATGTCGATCTTCACGAAACTATTCCGGAAGAACAAAGTGCTGGAGCCGATCGATCTTTCCCCGCTCAAGGTAGATATGCACTCACACCTCATCCCTGGTATTGATGATGGGTCACCTGACATGCGCACTACGCTCGACTTACTTCGTCGATTTGAAAAAGCGGGCTACAAGAAAGTGATCACTACTCCGCATATCATGAGTGATTACTATCGCAACACCAGCGCCATCATTCGCAGCGGACTAGAACGTGTTAAAGAACATGCTGCTAAAGCTGAAATCAACCTTGAACTTGACGCGGCGGCTGAATACTATCTCGATGAGCATTTCGACAAACTCATCGAAGCAGAAGATGTATTGACTTTTGGGAATAAAAACGTCCTTTTCGAGCTCCCATTCATGGCTGAGCCAGACATGCTCAAAAGCACCCTCTTCAAGCTTCAAATGGCAGGCTACAGACCAATCTTAGCTCACCCAGAACGTTACCCATACTGGCATAAAGAGCCACAGAAGATCAGAGACCTCGCAGACCGTGACATCCTGCTCCAAGTGAACATTGGTTCATTCACAGGCACTTACTCCCCAGGAGTCCAAAAAGCCGCTGAATGGATGGTCAAAGAAAACCTCGTTGACTTCATTTCCACAGATTGCCACCATCACGGGCACTTAGACCTTCTAGACCAAGCACGCCGTCTACCATCAATTCATGATGTCATGGCAAGTGGAAAGCTGAAAAACAGCACCCTTCTCTAG
- the rfbB gene encoding dTDP-glucose 4,6-dehydratase: MTFERTILITGGAGFIGSHLLRLMVNKYPQTRFVNFDALTYAGNLANLHDIESKENYIFFKGDITSPSDVNEAFDKYVPDGIIHLAAESHVDRSIEDPLAFIRTNVLGTGVLMNACRQHWKDNFEGKRFHHVSTDEVFGSLGAEGFFTETTAYDPRSPYSASKASSDHLVSAYHHTYGLPVVISNCSNNYGSHQFPEKLIPLMIRNIIQEKPLPVYGEGINVRDWLFVEDHASAIDVIFHKGIEGETYCIGGENEWRNIDLVKLLCKVMDTLLGRPDASAEQLITFVKDRAGHDLRYAIDATKLATELGWRPSLTFEEGLRKTAEWYLNNQAWLEEVTSGSYQEYYERHYLNR; this comes from the coding sequence ATGACTTTTGAACGCACGATCCTCATCACCGGCGGTGCCGGGTTTATTGGGTCCCATCTGCTGCGTTTGATGGTCAACAAGTACCCGCAAACGCGTTTTGTCAATTTTGACGCGCTTACCTATGCGGGGAATCTTGCGAACCTTCACGACATTGAATCGAAGGAGAATTACATCTTCTTCAAAGGAGACATAACCTCTCCTTCCGATGTCAACGAAGCTTTTGACAAGTATGTACCTGACGGCATCATCCATTTAGCTGCTGAAAGCCACGTTGACCGCAGTATTGAAGATCCTTTGGCCTTCATTCGCACCAACGTACTCGGAACAGGAGTACTCATGAATGCTTGTCGCCAGCACTGGAAAGACAACTTCGAGGGCAAGCGATTCCACCACGTTTCTACCGATGAAGTATTTGGTTCATTGGGAGCTGAAGGTTTCTTTACTGAGACTACAGCGTATGATCCTCGTAGCCCTTACTCAGCTTCGAAGGCTTCCTCAGACCACCTTGTAAGCGCCTACCACCACACCTACGGCTTGCCAGTGGTGATTTCGAATTGCTCGAATAACTACGGAAGCCATCAGTTTCCTGAGAAGCTGATTCCATTGATGATTCGCAATATCATTCAAGAAAAACCGCTTCCTGTTTATGGTGAGGGTATCAATGTTCGCGATTGGCTTTTCGTTGAAGATCACGCTTCCGCCATTGATGTTATTTTCCACAAGGGAATCGAGGGCGAAACCTACTGCATCGGCGGTGAGAATGAGTGGCGAAACATTGACCTAGTGAAGCTTCTTTGCAAGGTAATGGACACGCTGTTAGGTCGTCCTGACGCTAGCGCGGAACAGTTGATCACCTTTGTGAAAGACCGCGCCGGACACGACTTGCGTTACGCTATTGATGCGACCAAGCTAGCTACCGAACTCGGCTGGAGACCTTCATTGACTTTTGAAGAAGGGTTGCGAAAAACAGCGGAGTGGTACCTCAACAACCAGGCTTGGTTAGAGGAAGTTACTTCAGGATCTTATCAAGAATACTACGAGCGTCACTACTTGAATCGCTAG